CCTCTGGACCAATGGCGGCCAACTCTACGCCCCGCCGGTGCGCTAGCCGCAGGGAAACGGGTAGGACCGGTTCACCCAACGGCCGTCACCCTCGGGCTTGACCAGAGGGCACTTCACTTATCGAACGCTCCGCAAGCACAGGGCCCTCGGGTCAAGCCCGAGGGTGACCATCCGGGGTGAAGAACGGGCGGTGTTCCAATAATCGGCGGAATCTACTCCGCAAAAACCACGCTTACCCGCCGGTTCTGCTTGCCCTTTTTCTCGATCTTCCCCAAGGCAAGCTTGCCGATTTCCTGCGTATTTCTCACATGCGTCCCGCCACAGGGCTGCAGGTCCACGTCCCCGATGCGGATCAGCCGCACGCGCCCCTGGCCCATGGGCGGCTTCACATTCATCGTCTTGATCAGGTTAGGATTGGCAGCCATTTCCGCATCGGTGATCCATTCCTGCGTCACCGCGTGATTGCCTTCGACTAATTCATTGAGCGCCGCCTCCAGCGCCGGCAGGTCCTCGGGCACCTCCGGCATGTCGAAATCCAGCCGCCCCTTGTCCTCGCCCACGGAGCCACCGGTCACCGCAAACGGAAATACCACCGACAGCAAATGCAGCGCCGTATGCATCCGCATCAGCCGATAGCGCCGCTCCCAGCCGATAGCGGCCGTCACCGCTTCACCCACGGCCACCGTGCCTTGCCCTTCCGCCGGCACATGCACGATCCGCGTCTTGTCGCCTTCCGGATGCACCGCGGTGGCAATTGCCATCACCGACCCATCCGCTTGAGTGATCGTCCCGGCATCCCCGGCTGCCCGCCCGAAGCGGCATAGAACACCGTCCGGTCGAGCACGATGCCGCCATCCTCCGTCACAGCGACCACCTTGGTCGGGGTCGATTGCAGATAGCTGTCGCCGCGAAACAGGAATTCGGTCATGGCAGGAAAAATCTCAGAGCAGGGGGGAGAGCAGCTTGGCGGCCTGGGTCAGGAAACGCATCCACATCGAGCGCCCCCGGACCTCGTTCAGGTCGACCTGCCGGCAGAGCTTGAAATCCTCCGCCAGCATGGCCTCGACATTATCGATCGTATGCTGGTCGGCAAACCACAGCGTGATCTCGAAATTGATGGCAAAGGACCGGTTGTCGAAATTGACGCTGCCGATGGAGGCGATCTGGTCGTCCATCAGCACCACCTTCTGGTGCAGGAACCCGTCCTGATAGCGATAGATCGACACCCCATGCTCGATCATCGCATCGGCATGCGCAATGCTGGCCAGCCACACCAGCTTGTGGTCTGGCTCATTGGGCAGCATCACCCGCACATCGACGCCCCGCAGCTTCGCCGCATACAGCGCCGTGCGGATATCGGTATCCGGCACGAAATAGGGGCTGACGATCCACACCCGCTCCCGCGCCCGACCGATAATATCGGTAAAGGCAATGGCGCATTCTTCCAGCTTGTCCGCCGGCCCGCTCCCCATCACCAGCACGGACTGGTCGCCCGGCGTAGCTACCGTCTCGGGCGGCGTAGCCGGCAACACTTCCCCGGTCGCCCATTCCCAATCCTCGCGGAACAGCAGCGCGCAGCCCAAAGCCGCCGGTCCTGAAACCCGCACATGCGTGTCGCGCCAGCGCCCGAAGCGCGGGTCGTCGCCGAGATATTCCACGCCCACATTATGCCCGCCCACCCAGGCATGCTCGCCATCCACCACCACGATCTTGCGATGGTTGCGATAGTTGATCCGGGTCGGCCCGTAGAAACGCAGGAATTTGTGCCGCTGGTTGAACCCAGCCACCTTGATCCCCGCCTTGCGCAATTCGGCGCGATAGCGCTTGGGCATGCCAGTGCTGCCGATATCGTCATAAAGCAGGAAGACCTTCACCCCGGCATTGGCCCGCTCGATCAGCCGCTCCGCCAGCTCCTGGCCCAGCGCATCGTCCCGCACGATGTAGAACTGCACCAGCAGGTAGTCCTTCGCCTTCTCGATGCCGGCAAAGATCGAGTCGAACGTCGCTCGTCCATCCACCAGCAATTCCACGTCATTGCCGTTGAGAAACGGCACTTCCGACACCTTCACCTGCACCGGCCACTTATGGCTGGTTTCCCGGTCGATCAGCGCCAGGTCCTTGGCCCGCAGCGGGCGCGCGGCGCGGCCATTGCGAATGCGGTCGGTGGCATAATCGTCAAACGCCTTCCAGCCGAACAGCAGGTAGAGAAAAACCGTGGGCAGCGGCAGCAGCGCCAGCGCCAGGATCCACGCAATGGACCCCTGCGACGTCCGCGAATTCATGATCTCGCGCACCGCGCACACAAAGGCCAGCACATAAACCGCAGCCATGATCGCGGCCACGACATGAAACTCTGCCAGAAGCGTAGCCAGAAAATACTCGATACCGATCAAAGCACCGCCCCGGAGTCGTGAGGGCGCCACTCTATCAGCGTGGCATGATTGAACAATGCCGGCCGTTGACAACATCATCGCGCGGCGTAGTCTCACTTTGTGCCTGTGCAGCCGGCCGCTCGCGCCCCCGACAGGGGAGGGTGAATGCACGATAGTCCTGCTGGTTTGATCCCGATGTCAGGGCAAGCCGTCAGTAATGCGAGCGCTGACTTCGACGTCCTTGCCCATGTGAGAGGTTCAAACCATGCACAACTTCATGGACGCAAAACTCATGGCCAAGCTCCTGCGGCAGGGGCTGGCCGACCGCCAGATAGACCTCAGCCACAGCGAATGCCTCGAACTGGTCGCGCGCCAGTTCGGTGTCGCCAACTGGAACATCCTGAGCGCCCGGATCGAGGCAGAGGATAAAGAGCCGGCTCCGCTGCCCGCCGGTTGGTTCCTCAGCGGCAAGAGCCCTGCATTCTATCATGCTGGGCTGGACCCCGACCGACCGGGAACTGTTCTCATCATGCATCGCGACGAGCTTGCCGGGCAGATCCGCGGCGACGACTTCTGCACCGTCATGCAGAGCGCCGATGCGACCTCATTCCGCGGCAAACGCCTGCGGTTGTCCGGCGACCTGCGGACCGACGAAGTTTCGACGGGAGCAACGCTTTGGTTCCGCGTCGACGGGCCCAAGGGCACCATCCAGTTCGACAATCTGGAGTTCCGCACCCAGGACGGGCCGCTCAAGGGCAACTGCGACTGGACCGAACGCAGTGTCGTATTCGACATTCCCGCTGAGGCAACAAGTCTGCACTACGGCTTCTACCTCAAGGGTCTCGGCAAGGTCTGGTCCCGTCGCTTCGCGCTGGACACGGTCGATGCGGCAACGCCTGTGAGTGCCAATCGGGGTGGCATTCTCCCGGGCCCGACCAATCTCGACTTCCGCCAGCCGCCCACCAACTAACGGCAAGCACCAGCGATCACCTGGCCGACTGGGTGATCGCTACTCCGCCTCGATCACACTGGAAATATCGATCGGCGTCCGCCCTTCGAGCCACCCCGGCACCGGCAGGCCCTTGCCATGCAGGAATTCCGGATTGAAGATCTTGCTGGCATAGCGGTTGCCATAGTCGCACAGCACGGTGACGATGGTCTTGCCCGGCCCCAGGTCGCGCGCCATGCGCACCGCGCCGGCGATGTTGATCGCGCTCGATCCGCCCAGGCACAGGCCCTCATGTTCGAGCAGGTCGAAAATGTAGGGCAGGGCCTCTGCGTCGGAAATCTGGTAGGGATTGTCGATCGTCAGCCCCTCCAGGTTCGCCGTGATACGCCCCTGGCCGATGCCCTCGGTAATCGAATTGCCCGAGGATTTCAGCTCCCCATTGGCGTAGAAATTGTAGAGCGCCGCGCCCTCAGGGTCGGCCAGTCCGATCTTCACATCCTTGCTGCGCGCCCGCAGCGCCTCGGCCACGCCCGCCAGCGTGCCGCCCGAGCCCACGGCGCAGATGAAGCCGTCGATACGCCCGCCCGTCTGCTGCCAGATTTCCGGCCCCGTCGTCTCCACATGCGCGCGCCTGTTGGCGACATTGTCGAATTGGTTGGCCCAGATGGCGCCGCCAGGCAGCTCCCTGTTGAGCTTTTCGGCCAGGCGTCCGGAAATCTTGATGTAATTATTGGGGTTCTTGTAGGGCTTGGCCGGAACCTCGATCAGCTCGGCGCCATACAGCCGCAGCGCGTCCTTCTTTTCCTGGCTCTGCGTCTCGGGGATCACGATCACCGACTTGAAGCCCAGCGAATTGGCCACCAGCGTCAGCCCGATGCCGGTATTGCCCGCCGTACCCTCGACAATGGTGCCGCCCGGCTTGAGCGCGCCCGATTGCACCGCATCATGGATGATGAACAGGGCCGCCCGGTCCTTCACAGACTGGCCCGGATTGAGGAATTCAGCCTTGCCCCAGATCTCGCAACCGGTGAGCTGGGACACCCGGTTGAGACGGATCAGCGGCGTGTTGCCGATGGCGGAAATCAGGTCTAGGTGCTTGGACATGGATCAATCTGGCAGGTCGATGAAAGACTTATGCTAGGTGTGAGCCCGTCCTCCGGCAAGCCTTAACCGCCTCATCCGGCAAGGCTTTTCGCCACGCTCCGGCGCCGCGCAACGTCCGTGCGCCAATGGCTCGCCCACGCAATATCATTCCTGCCTTCACCGGGTCATTCCCGCGAAAGCGGGAACCTCCGTTATGTGGACTGTCCTGCCAACCGAGGCTCCCGCTTTCGCGGGAATGACATTGGTAATGGTCCACGGGTCGCCCGGGACTATTCCATCACCTCGGCCAGATGCTCCAGCGCCGCGCTCCACGCTTCCATCGAAAAGATGCGCGATTCCGGGTCGGCATGGGCCAGCCCGCGTTCGGTCAGCGTCACGCGGGTCTGCTCGTCGCCAATGGCCTTGAAGGCGATTTCGAGCACGAAGATCAATTCTTCTGCATCATCGCCTTCGCCATCCTTGTGGACCCAGCTCATGACCAGCTTTTCGTTCTCGACGAATTGCAGGATTTCTCCGCTCACGACATGGTCTTCGGGGTCCTCGTCGTCGCCAAAGGTGGTGAATGTGTATTCGCCGCCCTCGAAGGCATCGAGTTCGGCCTCGTCGGCCTGCCATTGCTCGATCAGTGCCGGGTCGGTCCAGGCCGCGAACACGTCATCGATATGGGCGTCGATGGTCCGCGTCAGGGTGATCTGGCTTTCGCCGTCCGTTTCCATGCCATTGCTCATGCCGCCGCCTCTTTCCCATGCAGTTCCGCGTGTCGTGGCAGGAAGATGGTGAGGAAACCGAGGAACGGCAAGAAGGCGCAGAGCCCGAACACCGCCACGATGCCGATCTGGTCGGCCAGCGCCCCCAGCACGGCCGCGCCGATGGCGCCGATGCCGAAGGCAAAACCGAACACGAAGCCTGCCACCATGCCGACCTTGCCCGGCACCAGTTCCTGCGCATAGACCACGATGGCTGAAAAGGCCGAAGACAGGATCAGCCCCACCAGCACGCTCACCACCGCCGTACCGAACAGGTTCATATGCGGCAGCAGCAGCGTGAAGGGCAGGGCGCCCACGATGGAGCACCAGATCACCGTCAGCCGCCCGAACCGGTCGCCCACCGGCCCGCCGATAAAGGTGCCGGCCGCGATGGCCCCGAGGAACAGGAACAGATAAAGCTGCGCCTGCTCGGCGGTGAGCGCGAATTTCTCGATCAGGAAGAAGCTGTAATAGCTGGTGATCGAGGAAATATAGACATACTTGCTCAGCAGCAGCGCCCCGATGACCAGGAACACCATGGTCAGCCGCCGCCGCGACAGCACCTGCTGCGCCGCCTTAAGCACCGGTCTGCCCGAGCTCGCCCGCTGATGCGCCGCATACCACCGCCCCACCGCCGCCAGGATCACCAGCGCCGTGATGGCCACCAGTGCAAACCACGCCGTGCTGCTCTGCCCGCGCGGCAGCAGGAAATAGGCGGCGGCCAGCGGACCGACCGCCGTACCGACATTGCCGCCCACCTGGAACAGCGACTGCGCAAAGCCCAGCCGCCCACCCGAAGCCAGCCGCGCCACGCGCGACGCTTCCGGATGAAAAATGGCCGAGCCCACGCCGCCCACCATGGCCGCCAGGATCAGCAGGCCGAAACTGTTCGCCGTGGCGATCAGCCCCACGCCGACAAGCGCAAACACCATCGAGACGGCCAGCGCGTAGGGCATGGGATTCTTGTCGGTGTAATAGCCGACCACCGGCTGCAGCAGCGACGCCGTCATCTGCTGCGCCAGCGTGATCAGCCCGATCTGCACATAATCCAGCCCATAGGCATCCTTGAGCAGCGGATAGAGCGCCGGCAGCAGGAACTGCATCAAATCATTGAGCAGGTGCGAGGCGCTGACCGCGACGATGATGATGAGCGATGTCTGCTGCACGGCAGGTGCAGTCTTGGCCGAAACGGCGTCCATGGGAGAGAAGTCCAAAAATGGCTGGAATATGTGCAGGCACCCGTACCCCGCTCCACCGGCTCTGGCAATGGTCCCCACCCATGCAACGACAATGGCGCGCCCGCGTTTTGTCGCACGGGAGGAAATCATGAGCACCGATCATTTCGTCGTCTCGCAGCGAGACAGTGCCTGGCAATTCAGCTTCCGGGGCGATGTCACCGCGCCCTTCACCAGCCGGGGTGCCGCCATCGAGGCCGCCATCGCCGCAGCCGGCAAGGTCGAGGGCGCCGAAGTCGCGGTGGTGCTGCGCGACGGCGATCTGCGCAGCGAAACCATCTGGCGCAGCAGCCAGACCGATCTCACCGAAAGCGAGACCGAACAACTGGCAGCCGATATCGAACGCGACAGCGACGCCTGAGACTATCGGTGATTTAGGGGGAAATGGCTCCGCGAGCTGGACTCGAACCAGCGACCATTCGATTAACAGTCGAACGCTCTACCAACTGAGCTATCGCGGAACATCGATGCCTCCGTGCCGGAAGCGAGGTCCATGTACCGAACTTGTTTTGCTTTGCCAAGCCCTTTCGCCCAGATGTGCAAAAGTCGCTTCGGGTTCGCGCCGGAGTGGAGTTTACCCTCCCCCTTGAGGGGAGGGAAGCGAGATAGGACTTAGCCCGGCTAAGTCCGTTGAATCGAGCAGGGTGGGGGTATGCACCCGCCTATGCCTTTGTCGGGTGCGTGCGCTTCGCCAGCATCAGCAGATCAGCCATCGTATTCACATTGAGAAACGGATCGGCCGCGCACCGGCCGCTCCAGTCCACCCGCCGCGCACCCATCGCCGCCTGCAATCCCTTGAGACTTCGTGGTGCCGTCTCCGCCAGGATTTGCCTCGGCAGGTCCGCCAGCGCCGCGATCCGCCAGATCGCATTGGGCGGATAAAAATCCGCACCCCAGCCGGCAAACGCCGCCGGTGCATCGCCCAGGGCCTCGATCATCACCGCCGCGAAATCATCAGGCAGAAACGGCGTATCCACCGCCGCCGACATCAGCAGTCCATCGCCGATTCCCCGCGCCTCCAAAGCCGCCACCGCCGCCGCCAATCCCGCCAGCGGCCCGCCGACTGGCGCAGCCAGGTCGATTACCGCCACCGCATCATCCCGCCGTCCGCGCCCGTCATCCTCAGGCCCCACCGCAATCATCAGCGGCGGCGCCACTGGCCCCAACGCCGCGGCCACGCGGTCCACCAGCCGCCTGCCGCCGATCCGCAAATCCGCCTTGCGCACGCCGCCCAGCCGCTCGCCTCTGCCTCCCGCGATGATCACGCCATGCGGCAAGCTCACTTGCCCGTCGTCTCCGGCTCGGGGCGTATGCCGAAGCGCAGCAACAGCATCATGCCGATTCCCGCCACCAGCCCCCAGAACGGCGCGCCGACCCCGATAATGGTGATTCCCGACGCCGTGGTGATGAAGGTCAGTGCCGCCGGCAACCGCGTCTCCTCCATCACCAATGCGCCTGACAGCGCCGCCGTCAGGCTCGACAGCAGCGCCAGTCCCGCCACCGCCTGGATCAGCAGCGGCGGCGAGGCGGCGATGAAGGCTGCAGCCAGGCTCGCGGCCGGGGCCAGCAGCAGATAGACAACGCCCGCCGAAATCGGTGCCGGCCAGCGCTTGGCCTTTTCCGGATGCGCCTCCGGCCCGGCGCAGATCGCCGCCGTGATCGCCGCCAGATTGCTGCTATGCCCGCCGAAAAACGCCGTCACCGCGCTGGCCAGCCCCGTCATGACAAACAACGGCGCGGGCTTGAGCGTGTAGCCATTGGCCCGCATCACCGCCAGCCCCGGCAGGTTCTGCGACGCCATGGTCACGATATAGAGCGGCAGCCCGATCCGCACGATCGCGTCCAGCGTGAACACCGGCATGACCGGCACCGGGCTCGGCCAGCTGCCATCCAGCGCCCCCGCCGGCAGGTTCGTCGTCAGCGCCAGCACGATCCCCGTCACCACCACGGCAATCGGCACCGCATAGCGCTTGGCAAAGCGCAGCCCGATGACCCAGGCCAGCACGATCGGCAGCGCCAGCATGGGCATTTCCGCCACCGCCGTGATCGGCGCCAGGCACAGCGTGAACAGCATGCCCGCCAGCATGCCATTGGCCAGCGGCGCCGGAATGGCCCCGATCAGCCGCGCCAGCGGCTTGATCAGTCCCGTCAGCACGATCAGCCCCGCCGCCACGAGGAATGCCCCCGCCACCGCGGGAAAACCACCCACCGGCTCGCCGACTGTCAGGATGAAGGCCACGCCCGGCGTCGACCAGGCAAAACTGACAGGCAGCTTTACCCGTGCGCTGACCACGATATTGAGAATGCCGATGGCGATGCACACGCTCATCAGCCCCGAGCCCGCCTGCTGCGGCGAGGCCCCGGTCGCCGTCAGCGCCGCCAGCACCAGCGTGAACGTGCTGGCATAGCCCACAATGGCGGCCAGCGCCCCGGCCATGACAGGTTGCAGATAGTCGCGCCGGCTGCCGCCGGTTATCGTCATTTGGCTCACGCTGTGCCCTCGTCCCATGCGAGCCAGCAACCTATGCAAGCCCGCCGTTCCGGTGAAGCGGAAACATCATTTCACGGCAAATCATGCGGGCGTGGGAACGACCGGCAATCACCTAAGGAATATTTGGAAAATTGATGGAGGCCACGTCCGGAATTGAACCGGAGTACGCGGATTTGCAATCCGCTGCGTAACCACTCCGCCACGTGGCCTCTGGCGCGGGGTTCTAGTCCAGCGCCCTTTCTTATGCAAGGTATCGGGTTGCCAAAGAGTTATTTTCCGGGAGGGCGTCCGTGAGCCACTTTTTGTTTCGCACACGCACCGTCGCGATCCTGCTGCCGGTGCTCGCGCTCTGTGCCATATCGGTCCCCACCGCAGCGTCCGAAATTGCCGCCTGCACAATCT
This sequence is a window from Devosia ginsengisoli. Protein-coding genes within it:
- a CDS encoding alanyl-tRNA editing protein; translated protein: MAIATAVHPEGDKTRIVHVPAEGQGTVAVGEAVTAAIGWERRYRLMRMHTALHLLSVVFPFAVTGGSVGEDKGRLDFDMPEVPEDLPALEAALNELVEGNHAVTQEWITDAEMAANPNLIKTMNVKPPMGQGRVRLIRIGDVDLQPCGGTHVRNTQEIGKLALGKIEKKGKQNRRVSVVFAE
- the cls gene encoding cardiolipin synthase → MAAIMAAVYVLAFVCAVREIMNSRTSQGSIAWILALALLPLPTVFLYLLFGWKAFDDYATDRIRNGRAARPLRAKDLALIDRETSHKWPVQVKVSEVPFLNGNDVELLVDGRATFDSIFAGIEKAKDYLLVQFYIVRDDALGQELAERLIERANAGVKVFLLYDDIGSTGMPKRYRAELRKAGIKVAGFNQRHKFLRFYGPTRINYRNHRKIVVVDGEHAWVGGHNVGVEYLGDDPRFGRWRDTHVRVSGPAALGCALLFREDWEWATGEVLPATPPETVATPGDQSVLVMGSGPADKLEECAIAFTDIIGRARERVWIVSPYFVPDTDIRTALYAAKLRGVDVRVMLPNEPDHKLVWLASIAHADAMIEHGVSIYRYQDGFLHQKVVLMDDQIASIGSVNFDNRSFAINFEITLWFADQHTIDNVEAMLAEDFKLCRQVDLNEVRGRSMWMRFLTQAAKLLSPLL
- a CDS encoding glyoxalase superfamily protein codes for the protein MDAKLMAKLLRQGLADRQIDLSHSECLELVARQFGVANWNILSARIEAEDKEPAPLPAGWFLSGKSPAFYHAGLDPDRPGTVLIMHRDELAGQIRGDDFCTVMQSADATSFRGKRLRLSGDLRTDEVSTGATLWFRVDGPKGTIQFDNLEFRTQDGPLKGNCDWTERSVVFDIPAEATSLHYGFYLKGLGKVWSRRFALDTVDAATPVSANRGGILPGPTNLDFRQPPTN
- a CDS encoding cysteine synthase A yields the protein MSKHLDLISAIGNTPLIRLNRVSQLTGCEIWGKAEFLNPGQSVKDRAALFIIHDAVQSGALKPGGTIVEGTAGNTGIGLTLVANSLGFKSVIVIPETQSQEKKDALRLYGAELIEVPAKPYKNPNNYIKISGRLAEKLNRELPGGAIWANQFDNVANRRAHVETTGPEIWQQTGGRIDGFICAVGSGGTLAGVAEALRARSKDVKIGLADPEGAALYNFYANGELKSSGNSITEGIGQGRITANLEGLTIDNPYQISDAEALPYIFDLLEHEGLCLGGSSAINIAGAVRMARDLGPGKTIVTVLCDYGNRYASKIFNPEFLHGKGLPVPGWLEGRTPIDISSVIEAE
- a CDS encoding SRPBCC family protein, producing the protein MSNGMETDGESQITLTRTIDAHIDDVFAAWTDPALIEQWQADEAELDAFEGGEYTFTTFGDDEDPEDHVVSGEILQFVENEKLVMSWVHKDGEGDDAEELIFVLEIAFKAIGDEQTRVTLTERGLAHADPESRIFSMEAWSAALEHLAEVME
- a CDS encoding MFS transporter → MDAVSAKTAPAVQQTSLIIIVAVSASHLLNDLMQFLLPALYPLLKDAYGLDYVQIGLITLAQQMTASLLQPVVGYYTDKNPMPYALAVSMVFALVGVGLIATANSFGLLILAAMVGGVGSAIFHPEASRVARLASGGRLGFAQSLFQVGGNVGTAVGPLAAAYFLLPRGQSSTAWFALVAITALVILAAVGRWYAAHQRASSGRPVLKAAQQVLSRRRLTMVFLVIGALLLSKYVYISSITSYYSFFLIEKFALTAEQAQLYLFLFLGAIAAGTFIGGPVGDRFGRLTVIWCSIVGALPFTLLLPHMNLFGTAVVSVLVGLILSSAFSAIVVYAQELVPGKVGMVAGFVFGFAFGIGAIGAAVLGALADQIGIVAVFGLCAFLPFLGFLTIFLPRHAELHGKEAAA
- a CDS encoding DUF2188 domain-containing protein, with the protein product MSTDHFVVSQRDSAWQFSFRGDVTAPFTSRGAAIEAAIAAAGKVEGAEVAVVLRDGDLRSETIWRSSQTDLTESETEQLAADIERDSDA
- the mobA gene encoding molybdenum cofactor guanylyltransferase, which codes for MSLPHGVIIAGGRGERLGGVRKADLRIGGRRLVDRVAAALGPVAPPLMIAVGPEDDGRGRRDDAVAVIDLAAPVGGPLAGLAAAVAALEARGIGDGLLMSAAVDTPFLPDDFAAVMIEALGDAPAAFAGWGADFYPPNAIWRIAALADLPRQILAETAPRSLKGLQAAMGARRVDWSGRCAADPFLNVNTMADLLMLAKRTHPTKA
- a CDS encoding benzoate/H(+) symporter BenE family transporter, producing MTITGGSRRDYLQPVMAGALAAIVGYASTFTLVLAALTATGASPQQAGSGLMSVCIAIGILNIVVSARVKLPVSFAWSTPGVAFILTVGEPVGGFPAVAGAFLVAAGLIVLTGLIKPLARLIGAIPAPLANGMLAGMLFTLCLAPITAVAEMPMLALPIVLAWVIGLRFAKRYAVPIAVVVTGIVLALTTNLPAGALDGSWPSPVPVMPVFTLDAIVRIGLPLYIVTMASQNLPGLAVMRANGYTLKPAPLFVMTGLASAVTAFFGGHSSNLAAITAAICAGPEAHPEKAKRWPAPISAGVVYLLLAPAASLAAAFIAASPPLLIQAVAGLALLSSLTAALSGALVMEETRLPAALTFITTASGITIIGVGAPFWGLVAGIGMMLLLRFGIRPEPETTGK